Proteins from one Mycobacterium adipatum genomic window:
- a CDS encoding tRNA (cytidine(34)-2'-O)-methyltransferase, producing the protein MFFSPRIAPNTGNAIRMVAGTGCHLHLVEPLGFDLSEPKLRRAGLDYHDLASVTVHPDLAAAWAAIGPARVYAFTAHADRSFAEIAYRPGDVLMFGPEPTGLDEQTLADPHITARVRIPMLAGRRSLNLSNAAAVAAYEAWRQQGFTGAV; encoded by the coding sequence ATGTTCTTCTCCCCGCGGATCGCGCCCAATACCGGCAACGCGATCCGGATGGTGGCCGGGACCGGATGCCACCTGCACCTGGTGGAACCGCTGGGCTTCGACCTGTCCGAACCGAAGCTGCGTCGGGCCGGGCTGGACTATCACGACCTGGCGTCGGTGACGGTGCACCCGGACCTGGCCGCGGCGTGGGCGGCGATCGGTCCGGCGCGGGTGTACGCATTCACCGCGCACGCCGACCGGTCGTTTGCCGAGATCGCGTACCGGCCCGGCGATGTGCTGATGTTCGGACCCGAACCGACCGGCCTGGACGAACAGACCCTGGCCGATCCGCACATCACCGCCCGGGTGCGCATCCCGATGCTGGCCGGACGGCGTTCGCTGAACCTGTCCAATGCCGCGGCCGTCGCCGCCTATGAGGCGTGGCGCCAGCAGGGGTTCACGGGCGCGGTGTGA
- a CDS encoding class I SAM-dependent methyltransferase, whose product MVEQSIWMQKVAADPGHSQWYIDRFRSMARAGKDLAGEARLIDAMARRGARILDAGCGPGRVGGYLAAAGHDVVGVDVDPALIAAAEEDHPGPRWLVGDLAELDLPARGITEPFDIIVSAGNVMTFLAPSTRARVLSRLRAHLADEGRAVIGFGAGREYEHTDFLDHAAQAGLVPDLLLSTWDVRPFAEGADFLVAILRPA is encoded by the coding sequence ATGGTCGAGCAGAGCATCTGGATGCAGAAGGTCGCGGCGGACCCGGGGCACTCGCAGTGGTACATCGACCGCTTCCGGTCCATGGCACGCGCGGGCAAAGACCTGGCCGGCGAGGCCCGGCTCATCGATGCGATGGCCCGGCGCGGCGCCCGCATCCTCGACGCGGGCTGCGGCCCCGGCCGGGTGGGCGGCTACCTGGCCGCCGCCGGACACGACGTCGTCGGCGTCGATGTCGACCCGGCACTGATCGCGGCCGCCGAGGAGGACCACCCGGGTCCGCGCTGGCTGGTCGGCGACCTCGCCGAACTGGACCTGCCCGCCCGCGGCATCACCGAGCCCTTCGACATCATCGTCTCGGCGGGCAATGTGATGACCTTCCTGGCGCCGAGCACCCGCGCCCGGGTGCTGAGCCGGTTGCGTGCGCACCTCGCCGACGAGGGACGCGCGGTGATCGGGTTCGGCGCGGGCCGCGAGTACGAGCACACCGACTTCCTCGACCACGCCGCCCAGGCCGGGTTGGTGCCGGATCTGTTGCTGTCCACCTGGGATGTGCGCCCGTTCGCCGAGGGCGCCGACTTCCTCGTCGCCATCCTGCGGCCGGCATAG
- a CDS encoding HAMP domain-containing sensor histidine kinase — MTSFAAPHTDDESRSATTQTVKRPARWALSNWPVGWKVFAIVLVPLVLAATFGGLRVYAGFTEAADLRLAADRADMVPAIVEYMAALDAAVLAGGADAQPALSAFDTSRQALQRQLDETAVLPDVDSGVTTILRNGQDLVNRVSANSIGLRDRVTNYAPILLTAEDAINGSVRVDDAQIRTETLGLSRAVGARGQMMMQQLLVNLGGEVPEPELRTSMNTVAGTEPSTLFGMSQILGVGSAEAKQLQEQFIRRMAIMANPTAVLVNNPELSQSIAATDGIADALIAETTSSVTAAVAEQAAAQRSTAIRDAVVAIAAIVVALLIVALVARSLVRPLRRLRDSALKVAHTELARELEQVRSGGDPGPVRPIPVHTTEEVGQVAHAVDELHEQAVLLAGEQARLQLQVSDMFETLSRRSRSLVDQQLALIDQLERDEQDPQRLERLFRLDHLAARMRRNGANLLVLAGTNVTREHAEPVPVSAVVNAAASEVEEYTRVVTDEVPDCDIGGTVAADLVHVLAELMDNALRYSPPDSQVRVSAVRAGNGALVIEVADRGLGMAEPDLRVANTRLQSGGEVNPYTARHMGLFVVGRLAAAHGLVVRLRSTDVGDASSGTTAGVYVPEELLAGVLPVAVVTDFRPAPVTEVRHVAPAQPEPVPPESISEVHAPTPVSVLPQRSPGASGFRSASTEADSQQWPTEPTPVHAPEQPTPAPADTSASFAARGQAHAKLEPADTSSADDAIYQKMLSEWLVDPTDLGTSADLDWQSVWDHGWSAAASAEEAPVTEHTAEGLPVRTPGERLVPGTGEIGETGAPVASEPGDPGPLPDPEAVRASLSSHFGGVHAGRSHTRDTGGS; from the coding sequence ATGACGAGCTTTGCCGCGCCGCACACCGATGACGAATCACGCAGCGCCACAACACAAACCGTGAAGCGCCCGGCTCGGTGGGCGCTGAGCAACTGGCCCGTCGGCTGGAAAGTGTTTGCCATCGTGCTGGTTCCGCTGGTGCTGGCGGCGACATTCGGCGGGCTGCGCGTCTACGCCGGGTTCACCGAGGCCGCCGATCTGCGGCTCGCGGCCGACCGCGCCGATATGGTGCCCGCGATCGTGGAGTACATGGCCGCCCTCGATGCCGCGGTGCTCGCCGGCGGTGCTGACGCCCAGCCCGCGCTGAGCGCATTCGACACCAGCCGCCAGGCACTGCAACGCCAACTCGACGAGACCGCTGTGCTGCCCGATGTGGACAGCGGTGTCACAACGATCCTCCGAAATGGCCAGGACCTGGTGAACCGGGTGAGCGCCAACTCGATCGGCCTGCGCGACCGGGTCACCAACTATGCGCCCATCCTGCTGACCGCCGAGGACGCCATCAACGGCTCGGTGCGCGTCGACGACGCCCAGATCCGCACCGAGACCCTGGGCCTGTCCCGCGCTGTCGGTGCCCGCGGCCAGATGATGATGCAGCAGCTGCTGGTCAATCTCGGTGGTGAGGTGCCCGAACCCGAGCTGCGCACCTCCATGAACACCGTCGCGGGCACCGAACCGTCCACGCTGTTCGGCATGAGCCAGATCCTCGGCGTCGGCTCGGCCGAGGCAAAGCAGCTGCAGGAGCAGTTCATCCGGCGGATGGCGATCATGGCCAACCCGACCGCGGTGCTGGTGAACAATCCCGAGCTGAGCCAGTCCATCGCGGCCACCGACGGGATCGCCGACGCGCTCATCGCCGAGACGACGTCATCGGTCACCGCCGCGGTGGCCGAACAGGCGGCCGCGCAGCGCAGTACCGCCATCCGGGACGCCGTCGTGGCGATCGCCGCGATCGTGGTCGCGCTGCTGATCGTCGCGCTCGTCGCGCGGTCATTGGTCCGGCCGCTGCGCCGGCTGCGCGACAGCGCGCTGAAGGTCGCGCACACCGAACTGGCGCGCGAGCTCGAGCAGGTGCGTAGCGGGGGAGACCCGGGCCCGGTCCGTCCGATCCCGGTGCACACCACCGAGGAGGTCGGACAGGTCGCGCACGCGGTCGACGAACTGCACGAGCAGGCCGTCCTGCTGGCCGGCGAGCAGGCCCGGCTGCAGCTGCAGGTCAGCGACATGTTCGAGACCCTGTCGCGGCGCAGCCGGTCGCTGGTGGACCAGCAACTGGCACTGATCGACCAGCTCGAGCGCGATGAGCAGGACCCGCAACGCCTGGAGCGGCTGTTCCGGTTGGACCATCTGGCCGCCCGGATGCGTCGCAACGGTGCCAACCTGCTGGTGCTCGCCGGGACCAACGTCACCCGCGAGCACGCCGAGCCGGTGCCGGTCAGCGCCGTGGTCAACGCCGCGGCCTCCGAGGTCGAGGAGTACACCCGGGTGGTCACCGACGAGGTGCCCGACTGCGATATCGGCGGCACGGTGGCCGCCGACCTGGTGCATGTGCTTGCCGAGCTGATGGACAACGCGCTGCGCTACTCACCGCCGGATTCACAGGTGCGGGTGTCGGCGGTCCGCGCCGGCAACGGGGCACTGGTCATCGAGGTCGCCGACCGCGGACTGGGCATGGCTGAGCCCGATCTGCGGGTGGCCAACACCCGCCTGCAGTCCGGCGGTGAGGTCAATCCCTACACCGCGCGACACATGGGCCTGTTCGTCGTCGGCCGCCTCGCCGCCGCGCACGGACTGGTGGTCCGGCTGCGCAGTACCGATGTCGGTGACGCGAGCTCGGGTACCACGGCCGGGGTGTACGTCCCCGAGGAGTTGCTCGCCGGGGTGCTGCCCGTTGCGGTCGTCACCGATTTCCGTCCGGCACCGGTGACCGAGGTGCGCCACGTCGCACCGGCGCAGCCCGAACCCGTTCCACCGGAGTCGATTTCGGAAGTTCACGCCCCGACCCCGGTATCTGTTCTGCCGCAACGCAGCCCGGGTGCCAGCGGGTTCCGGTCCGCGTCGACCGAGGCCGATTCGCAGCAGTGGCCCACCGAGCCGACCCCGGTGCACGCGCCCGAACAGCCGACCCCGGCACCGGCGGACACCTCGGCGTCCTTCGCCGCACGTGGCCAGGCGCACGCGAAGCTCGAACCCGCCGATACCAGTTCCGCCGACGACGCCATCTACCAGAAGATGCTGTCGGAATGGCTGGTCGACCCGACCGATCTGGGCACCAGCGCCGATCTGGATTGGCAGTCGGTGTGGGACCACGGCTGGTCGGCGGCAGCATCGGCCGAGGAGGCACCCGTCACCGAACACACCGCCGAGGGTCTGCCGGTCCGTACACCCGGCGAACGCCTGGTGCCCGGTACCGGCGAGATCGGTGAGACCGGTGCACCGGTAGCATCTGAGCCCGGCGACCCCGGCCCGTTGCCGGATCCCGAGGCCGTGCGAGCGAGCCTCAGCAGCCATTTCGGTGGGGTGCATGCCGGTCGGTCGCACACCCGCGACACCGGAGGATCATGA
- a CDS encoding roadblock/LC7 domain-containing protein yields the protein MAGDNAAAERTTQRESLDWLVSKFAREVAGVSHAVLVSADGLLMAASAHMPAERADQLAAVASGLASLSTGAAQLFEGGHVMQSIVEMEHGYLLLMRVGDGSNLATLATRSCDIGQIGYEMAVLVERVGNVIQSSRRRHHA from the coding sequence ATGGCGGGGGACAACGCCGCGGCCGAGCGAACGACACAGCGCGAATCACTGGACTGGCTGGTGTCCAAGTTCGCCCGTGAGGTCGCCGGTGTCTCACACGCGGTGCTGGTGTCGGCCGACGGTCTGCTGATGGCGGCCAGCGCGCACATGCCGGCCGAACGCGCCGACCAGCTGGCCGCGGTGGCCTCGGGGCTGGCCAGCCTCTCGACCGGTGCGGCGCAGCTGTTCGAGGGCGGCCACGTGATGCAGTCGATTGTCGAGATGGAGCACGGCTATTTGTTGTTGATGCGCGTCGGCGACGGATCCAACCTCGCCACGCTGGCGACCCGATCCTGCGATATCGGCCAGATCGGCTACGAGATGGCCGTTCTGGTCGAACGTGTGGGCAACGTCATCCAATCGTCGCGTCGGCGCCACCACGCCTGA
- a CDS encoding DUF742 domain-containing protein, whose translation MEPPDAWESADPVDVAAMVRPYRLTAGRTDSHLDLPPEAPVQTLQGAPAHRWPASDVRARILALGRHGPSVAEIAARLSLPLGVARVLIGDLVSEGYLRIHTTLGDTASADERRELIGRTLRGLRAL comes from the coding sequence ATGGAGCCGCCCGACGCCTGGGAGTCCGCCGATCCGGTGGACGTTGCGGCCATGGTGCGGCCCTATCGGCTGACGGCCGGGCGCACCGATTCGCATCTGGATCTGCCGCCCGAGGCCCCGGTCCAGACGCTGCAGGGTGCACCGGCGCACCGCTGGCCGGCCAGCGACGTCCGGGCCCGGATCCTGGCACTCGGCCGGCACGGACCGTCGGTGGCCGAGATCGCGGCGCGGCTGTCGCTTCCGCTCGGTGTCGCGCGTGTGCTGATCGGCGACCTCGTGTCCGAGGGGTATCTTCGGATACACACGACGCTGGGCGACACCGCCTCCGCCGACGAACGTCGTGAACTGATCGGGAGGACGCTGCGTGGCCTTCGGGCACTTTGA
- a CDS encoding GTP-binding protein has product MVVSGGFGSGKTTFVGAVSEIMPLRTEALVTTASAGVDGLDATPHKNTTTVAMDFGRITLAEDLVLYLFGTPGQRRFWFMWDDLVRGAIGAVILVDIRRLQDSFAAIDFFEARGLPFLIAINEFDGAPSYPVSAVRQALALREDIPIVSVDARDRHSARAALIAVAEYALAAV; this is encoded by the coding sequence ATCGTCGTTTCCGGCGGGTTCGGTTCCGGCAAGACCACATTCGTCGGCGCGGTCTCGGAGATCATGCCGCTGCGCACCGAAGCGCTGGTGACCACGGCGTCGGCCGGGGTCGACGGTTTGGACGCCACCCCGCACAAGAACACCACCACGGTGGCGATGGACTTCGGCCGCATCACCCTGGCCGAGGATCTGGTGCTCTACCTGTTCGGGACCCCGGGCCAGCGACGCTTCTGGTTCATGTGGGACGACCTGGTCCGCGGCGCGATCGGCGCGGTCATCCTGGTCGACATCCGTCGCCTGCAGGACAGCTTCGCCGCCATCGACTTCTTCGAAGCACGTGGTCTGCCGTTCCTCATTGCCATCAACGAGTTCGACGGGGCGCCAAGCTATCCGGTCTCGGCCGTGCGGCAGGCGCTGGCGTTGCGCGAGGACATCCCGATCGTCAGCGTGGATGCCAGAGACCGGCATTCCGCGCGGGCCGCCCTGATCGCGGTCGCCGAGTACGCCCTGGCCGCGGTGTGA
- a CDS encoding pentapeptide repeat-containing protein, translating to MTDDQVWVDREFTGHDFRDEDLSRIRTERVVFDECDFSGVDLTESEHHGSAFRNCTFRRASLLHSTFRQCSLLGPVFTETRLRPLRFVEVDLSLSVLGGCDLRTVDLSDCRLREANLVGADLRKAVLTRADLSGARVQDAKFDEADLRGARTDPTFWTTAKVRGARINIEQALAYAAAHGLDVHGE from the coding sequence GTGACCGACGACCAGGTCTGGGTGGACCGCGAGTTCACCGGACACGACTTTCGCGACGAGGACCTGAGCCGGATCCGTACCGAGCGGGTGGTGTTCGACGAATGTGATTTCAGCGGTGTCGATCTGACCGAGTCCGAGCACCACGGATCTGCGTTCCGCAACTGCACCTTCCGCCGGGCATCGTTGCTGCACAGCACGTTCCGGCAGTGCAGCCTGCTGGGCCCGGTGTTCACCGAGACCAGATTGCGGCCGCTGCGATTCGTGGAGGTCGATCTGTCACTCAGCGTGCTCGGCGGGTGTGACCTGCGCACCGTCGACCTGTCGGACTGCCGGTTGCGGGAGGCGAACCTGGTCGGGGCGGATCTGCGCAAGGCCGTGCTGACGCGGGCGGACCTCAGCGGGGCGCGGGTGCAGGACGCCAAGTTCGACGAGGCGGACCTGCGCGGCGCCCGCACCGATCCCACGTTCTGGACGACGGCGAAAGTTCGTGGCGCGCGGATCAATATCGAACAGGCACTGGCCTATGCCGCCGCGCACGGGTTGGACGTGCACGGTGAGTAG
- a CDS encoding TetR/AcrR family transcriptional regulator, which translates to MASDRSADSAAAERIRRAAIEAFAESGYGGSSTRQITKRLNMSATAMYPHYRSKEELLYAIALEGHSSLLSALESADSPEASCTQRLRSVVAAFASWHAENHKQARVVQYELHGLSPLHYRAIAPLRHRVTDVISAIVADGVAAGEFHVDSVDEIVMAISSLCVDVCRWFPSRQHRDAHKLGEVYARVAERMVR; encoded by the coding sequence ATGGCCAGCGATCGAAGCGCGGATTCCGCGGCAGCGGAACGCATCCGACGTGCCGCCATCGAAGCTTTCGCCGAGTCGGGTTATGGCGGCAGCTCCACCCGCCAGATCACCAAGCGGCTCAACATGAGTGCCACCGCGATGTACCCGCACTACCGGTCCAAGGAAGAGTTGCTCTACGCCATCGCCCTCGAAGGACACAGCAGCCTGCTCTCGGCGCTGGAGAGCGCGGATTCACCGGAGGCGAGTTGCACCCAACGGTTGCGATCGGTCGTCGCCGCATTCGCCAGTTGGCACGCCGAGAACCACAAGCAGGCCCGGGTGGTGCAGTACGAGTTGCACGGTCTGAGTCCGCTGCACTACCGCGCGATAGCCCCGTTGCGGCACCGGGTCACCGATGTGATCAGCGCCATCGTTGCCGACGGGGTAGCCGCCGGCGAGTTCCACGTCGACAGCGTCGACGAGATCGTGATGGCCATCTCATCGCTGTGCGTCGATGTGTGCCGGTGGTTCCCGTCGCGCCAGCACCGCGATGCGCACAAGCTCGGCGAGGTCTATGCCCGGGTTGCCGAACGCATGGTGCGCTGA
- a CDS encoding acyl-CoA dehydrogenase: MAEFLSRRDIDFLLFDWLGVDDLVKHERFAEHSRETFDAVLDLSAAIAGKCFAPHNKTCDQSAPSVGADGTVVLIDEIKDALDTFGEAGLMAGAFDEALGGMGLPTVVAQASMTFFRAANPSITSYAFLTVGNANLLVEYGTDEQIDTWVRPMLEGRFFGTMCLSEPDAGSSLADITTRAVPAPDGTYRITGTKMWITGGDHELSENIVHLVLAKAPGGGPGVKGISLFIVPKFLPDGTRNDVALVSLNHKMGNHATTNALLNFGDGTHRPAEQPGAVGYLVGAEHHGLTYMFHMMNEARIAVGGQATATGYAGYLASLDYAKQRVQGRPVDAKRPGQPQVALIEHADVKRMLLAQKSYVEGALALGLYCWRLVDEERITTGAERDNAHLLLEVLTPIAKSWPAQWCLEANNLAIQVHGGYGYTKEFDVEQHYRDNRLNAIHEGTHGIHGLDLLGRKVVMQDGAGLTVLAERISHTIDAAMEFDDAVGHARALRRALDRLLEVTATLWSAGDIATTLANSTIYLEATGHVVIAWMWLEQMLACSGRDGDFYDGKRAAARYFFTYELPKVGPQFELLASLDRTTVEAAPSWF, from the coding sequence ATGGCGGAGTTTCTCTCACGGCGCGATATCGACTTCCTGCTGTTCGACTGGCTCGGTGTCGACGACCTGGTCAAGCACGAGCGATTCGCCGAGCACTCGCGGGAGACCTTCGACGCGGTTCTCGATCTCAGCGCGGCCATCGCAGGCAAGTGCTTCGCACCCCACAACAAGACGTGCGACCAGAGCGCACCGTCGGTGGGCGCCGACGGCACCGTCGTGCTGATCGACGAAATCAAGGACGCGCTGGACACTTTCGGCGAGGCGGGCCTGATGGCCGGCGCCTTCGACGAAGCCCTGGGCGGCATGGGTTTGCCGACGGTGGTCGCCCAGGCGTCGATGACCTTCTTTCGGGCGGCCAACCCCAGCATCACCTCATACGCGTTCCTGACGGTGGGCAACGCCAACCTGCTGGTCGAGTACGGCACCGACGAACAGATCGACACCTGGGTGCGGCCGATGCTGGAGGGCCGCTTCTTCGGCACCATGTGCCTCTCGGAGCCCGACGCCGGCTCGTCGTTGGCCGACATCACCACCCGGGCGGTGCCCGCCCCCGACGGGACCTACCGGATCACCGGAACCAAGATGTGGATCACCGGCGGTGACCATGAGCTCTCGGAGAACATCGTGCACCTGGTGCTGGCCAAGGCGCCCGGCGGCGGTCCCGGTGTCAAGGGGATCTCGCTGTTCATCGTGCCGAAGTTCCTGCCCGACGGCACCCGCAACGACGTCGCGCTGGTGAGCCTGAACCACAAGATGGGCAACCACGCCACCACCAACGCCCTGCTCAACTTCGGTGACGGCACCCACCGGCCCGCGGAACAGCCGGGCGCGGTCGGCTATCTCGTCGGCGCCGAACACCACGGGCTGACCTACATGTTCCACATGATGAACGAGGCCCGCATCGCGGTGGGTGGGCAGGCCACCGCGACCGGGTACGCCGGCTACCTGGCATCCCTGGACTACGCCAAGCAGCGGGTCCAGGGGCGACCCGTGGACGCCAAGCGTCCCGGCCAACCGCAGGTTGCGCTGATCGAGCACGCCGACGTCAAGCGGATGCTGTTGGCTCAGAAGTCCTATGTCGAAGGCGCACTCGCGTTGGGCCTGTACTGCTGGCGGCTGGTCGACGAGGAGCGCATCACCACCGGGGCCGAGCGCGACAACGCGCACCTGCTGCTGGAAGTGCTGACGCCGATCGCCAAGAGTTGGCCCGCGCAGTGGTGTCTGGAAGCCAACAACCTCGCCATCCAGGTGCACGGTGGGTACGGCTACACCAAGGAATTCGACGTCGAGCAGCACTACCGGGACAACCGGCTCAACGCCATCCATGAGGGCACCCACGGCATCCATGGGCTGGACCTGCTGGGCCGTAAGGTCGTCATGCAGGACGGGGCGGGTTTGACCGTGCTCGCCGAGCGGATCAGCCACACGATCGACGCGGCAATGGAATTCGACGATGCGGTGGGCCACGCCCGGGCGTTGCGACGCGCGCTGGACAGGCTGCTGGAGGTCACCGCGACACTCTGGTCGGCCGGCGACATCGCCACCACGCTCGCCAACTCGACGATCTACCTGGAGGCCACCGGTCATGTGGTGATCGCCTGGATGTGGTTGGAGCAGATGCTTGCCTGCAGCGGTCGCGACGGTGACTTCTATGACGGCAAGCGCGCGGCGGCCCGGTACTTCTTCACCTACGAACTACCCAAGGTCGGCCCCCAGTTCGAGCTGCTGGCCAGCCTGGACCGGACCACGGTGGAGGCCGCGCCGAGCTGGTTCTGA
- a CDS encoding FHA domain-containing protein — protein MSRPGTPALTVRYDGSSRTFSAGNDVVVGRDLRADVRIAHPLISRAHLVLRFDQGRWIAIDNGSLNGMYVNGQRVPTLDIADGQYINIGNPDGPQLVFEVGRHQGSAGTPPPTAAVPTSTGPRPSASWPTQAPMPPQPPAPPAWSTGAGAPPAQPRYPSGPQPYQPTGQQSYQPSAPQPTYPPPAVSRSQPTYIPPADPSQTAMGPTAVPRPSENNLATSMLKILRPGRAPEVPPGGIKIGRATDNDIVIPDVLASRHHATLVSGPGGTEILDNRSINGTFVNGARVDDALLREGDVVTIGNVDLVFTGGTLVRGSETQAATRTGGLEVRGLTWTIEGNKTLLNNISIDARPGTLTAVIGPSGAGKSTFAKQVAGLTHPTDGRVSFEGHDIHAEYASLRSRIGMVPQDDVVHGQLTVKQALMYAAELRLPPDTTNEDRERVVLQVLEELEMTQHLETRVDKLSGGQRKRASVALELLTGPSLLILDEPTSGLDPALDRQVMTMLRQLADAGRVVLVVTHSLTYLDVCDQVLLLAPGGKTAFYGPPSQIGPELGTTNWADIFSSVAGDPDASHQRYLSRSGPPPQAEASSQPADLGKPAKTSVRRQFSTIARRQMRLIISDRGYFAFLAMLPFIMGVLSLSVPGDVGFGIPNPMGDAPNEPGQMLVLLNVGAIFMGTALTVRDLIGERAIFRREQAVGLSTTAYLMAKVCIYAVFAIIQSSIVTAIAVAGKGGPTQGSVSFLPPTAELFLVMAATTVTAAMVGLALSALAKSSEQIMPLLVVAVMSQLVFSGGMIPVTDRLILDQLSWFTPARWGFAASASTVDLIKLVPGPLTPKDAHWEHTTSAWWFDMGMLAALSVAYLSFVRFKIRLKAG, from the coding sequence ATGAGCCGCCCCGGAACGCCCGCGCTGACCGTTAGATACGACGGGTCCTCACGGACCTTCTCCGCAGGCAACGACGTCGTCGTCGGCCGCGATCTGCGTGCCGATGTCCGTATCGCCCACCCGCTGATCTCCCGCGCGCACCTGGTGCTGCGCTTCGACCAGGGCCGGTGGATCGCCATCGACAACGGCAGCCTCAACGGCATGTACGTCAACGGCCAGCGGGTGCCCACCCTCGACATCGCCGACGGCCAGTACATCAACATCGGCAACCCGGACGGCCCGCAGCTGGTGTTCGAGGTCGGCCGCCATCAGGGCTCGGCCGGCACGCCGCCGCCGACGGCCGCGGTACCGACCTCGACCGGACCGCGCCCCAGCGCGTCCTGGCCCACCCAGGCCCCGATGCCGCCCCAACCGCCCGCCCCGCCGGCCTGGTCGACCGGCGCCGGCGCCCCACCCGCCCAGCCCCGGTATCCGTCCGGCCCGCAGCCGTATCAGCCGACGGGCCAGCAGTCCTATCAGCCGAGCGCGCCGCAGCCGACCTATCCCCCGCCCGCGGTGTCGCGCTCGCAGCCGACCTACATTCCGCCGGCCGACCCGTCGCAGACCGCCATGGGTCCGACCGCGGTGCCGCGGCCGTCGGAGAACAATCTGGCGACCAGCATGCTCAAGATCCTGCGGCCCGGTCGCGCACCCGAGGTGCCCCCGGGCGGGATCAAGATCGGTCGCGCCACCGACAACGACATCGTCATCCCCGACGTGCTGGCCTCGCGCCACCACGCCACCCTGGTGTCCGGGCCCGGCGGCACCGAGATCCTGGACAACCGCAGCATCAACGGCACCTTCGTCAACGGTGCCCGGGTCGACGACGCGCTGCTGCGCGAGGGCGATGTGGTCACCATCGGCAACGTCGACCTGGTGTTCACCGGCGGGACGCTGGTCCGCGGCTCCGAGACCCAGGCCGCTACCCGCACCGGTGGTCTGGAGGTCCGCGGCCTGACGTGGACCATCGAGGGCAACAAGACGCTGCTGAACAACATCTCGATCGACGCGCGGCCGGGCACCCTGACCGCGGTCATCGGCCCCTCGGGTGCCGGCAAGTCGACGTTCGCCAAACAGGTCGCGGGACTGACGCACCCGACCGACGGCCGGGTGTCCTTCGAGGGCCACGACATTCACGCCGAGTACGCCTCGCTGCGATCCCGGATCGGCATGGTCCCCCAGGACGATGTGGTGCACGGCCAGCTGACCGTCAAGCAGGCGCTGATGTACGCCGCCGAGCTACGGCTGCCGCCGGACACCACCAACGAGGACCGCGAACGGGTGGTCCTGCAGGTCCTCGAGGAACTGGAGATGACCCAGCACCTGGAGACCCGGGTGGACAAGTTGTCCGGCGGTCAGCGCAAACGGGCCTCGGTGGCTCTGGAACTGCTGACCGGCCCGTCGTTGCTGATTCTGGACGAGCCGACCTCCGGCCTGGACCCGGCGCTGGACCGCCAGGTGATGACGATGCTGCGCCAGCTCGCCGATGCCGGCCGCGTGGTGCTGGTGGTGACGCATTCGCTGACCTACCTCGACGTCTGCGATCAGGTGCTGCTGCTGGCGCCCGGCGGCAAGACGGCGTTCTACGGACCGCCCAGCCAGATCGGCCCGGAACTGGGCACCACCAACTGGGCCGACATCTTCTCCTCGGTCGCCGGCGACCCCGACGCCTCACACCAGCGCTATCTGTCCCGTAGCGGCCCGCCGCCGCAGGCCGAGGCGTCCTCGCAGCCCGCCGATCTGGGTAAGCCCGCGAAAACCAGTGTGCGGCGACAGTTCTCCACGATCGCCCGGCGCCAGATGCGGCTGATCATCTCCGATCGCGGCTACTTCGCGTTCCTGGCGATGCTGCCGTTCATCATGGGTGTGCTGTCGCTGTCGGTTCCCGGTGACGTCGGCTTCGGCATCCCGAACCCGATGGGCGACGCCCCCAATGAGCCCGGCCAGATGCTGGTGTTGCTCAACGTCGGCGCCATCTTCATGGGCACCGCGCTGACGGTCCGCGACCTGATCGGTGAGCGCGCCATCTTCCGCCGCGAGCAGGCCGTCGGGTTGTCGACGACGGCCTACCTGATGGCCAAGGTGTGCATCTACGCGGTGTTCGCCATCATCCAGTCCTCGATCGTCACCGCGATCGCGGTGGCCGGCAAGGGCGGCCCGACCCAGGGGTCGGTGTCCTTCCTTCCTCCCACGGCCGAGCTGTTCCTGGTGATGGCGGCGACGACGGTGACCGCGGCGATGGTCGGTCTGGCGCTCTCGGCGCTGGCCAAGTCCAGTGAGCAGATCATGCCGCTGCTGGTGGTGGCCGTGATGAGCCAGCTGGTGTTCTCCGGCGGCATGATCCCGGTGACCGACCGCCTGATACTCGACCAGCTGTCCTGGTTCACCCCGGCGCGCTGGGGCTTCGCGGCGTCGGCGTCGACGGTGGATCTGATCAAGCTGGTGCCCGGACCACTGACGCCCAAGGACGCGCACTGGGAGCACACCACCTCGGCGTGGTGGTTCGACATGGGCATGCTGGCGGCCCTCAGCGTCGCGTACCTGAGCTTCGTGCGCTTCAAGATCCGTCTCAAGGCGGGATAG